A genomic window from Streptomyces sp. 846.5 includes:
- a CDS encoding extracellular solute-binding protein, giving the protein MKRKIAVAAALASVLTAAACSSSSSTGSTKQATLSTDGKGKTINVWLMQDAQKGWPAVVDAAKKQFTAETGANVNIQWQTWTNYSTKLDTALLSGNAPDGLELGNTQTAKYIAANSFVDLTSVKDKFDNSSSWLDSLAASGQSADHTKTFAIPYYAGARIMIYRKDLFTAAGVTTPPTTLAELTADLTKVKAANSKVPNFSALYLPGKNWYTAVSFGAGSYGVDNVIAKSDGSKFTGTLTDPAFIQGIQTWNTLQKTFSVGGTTVDETTQDALMAKGNIAAIIGNGYEVGAVTDPKTGDPNLASKLGTIAVPGTTAGQPTPAFLGGSDLAVPTHAANPGLGAEFLRIYTNTAQQTTLAKFAIPNNKTLLTAYEAAAPANAASGAAAAGKTWFIPNSQFWSQASDEVALQTAFSAIAAGGDATAALTTAQTTITGDLNGG; this is encoded by the coding sequence TTGAAGCGCAAGATCGCAGTCGCCGCGGCACTCGCCAGCGTGCTCACGGCCGCCGCCTGTTCGTCTTCTTCGAGCACCGGAAGCACCAAGCAGGCCACCCTGAGCACGGACGGCAAGGGCAAGACCATCAACGTCTGGCTGATGCAGGACGCCCAGAAGGGCTGGCCGGCGGTGGTCGACGCGGCGAAGAAGCAGTTCACCGCCGAGACCGGTGCCAACGTCAACATCCAGTGGCAGACCTGGACCAACTACAGCACCAAGCTCGACACCGCGCTGCTCTCCGGCAACGCCCCCGACGGGCTGGAGCTGGGCAACACCCAGACCGCCAAGTACATCGCGGCCAACTCCTTCGTGGACCTGACCAGCGTCAAGGACAAGTTCGACAACTCGTCCAGCTGGCTGGACTCGCTGGCCGCCTCCGGCCAGAGCGCGGACCACACCAAGACCTTCGCGATCCCGTACTACGCGGGCGCCCGCATCATGATCTACCGCAAGGACCTGTTCACGGCGGCCGGCGTCACCACCCCGCCCACCACCCTGGCCGAGCTGACCGCCGACCTGACCAAGGTCAAGGCCGCCAACTCCAAGGTGCCGAACTTCTCCGCGCTCTACCTGCCGGGCAAGAACTGGTACACCGCCGTCTCCTTCGGCGCGGGCAGCTACGGCGTCGACAACGTCATCGCCAAGTCCGACGGCTCCAAGTTCACCGGCACGCTCACCGACCCGGCGTTCATCCAGGGCATCCAGACCTGGAACACCCTGCAGAAGACCTTCTCGGTCGGCGGCACCACCGTCGACGAGACCACCCAGGACGCGCTGATGGCCAAGGGCAACATCGCCGCCATCATCGGCAACGGCTACGAGGTCGGCGCGGTCACCGACCCGAAGACCGGCGACCCGAACCTGGCGTCCAAGCTCGGCACCATCGCCGTTCCCGGCACCACCGCCGGCCAGCCGACCCCCGCCTTCCTCGGCGGCTCCGACCTGGCCGTCCCGACCCACGCCGCCAACCCGGGCCTGGGCGCCGAGTTCCTGCGCATCTACACCAACACCGCCCAGCAGACGACGCTGGCGAAGTTCGCCATCCCCAACAACAAGACCCTGCTGACCGCCTACGAGGCCGCTGCCCCGGCCAACGCGGCCTCGGGTGCCGCCGCCGCCGGCAAGACCTGGTTCATCCCGAACTCCCAGTTCTGGAGCCAGGCCTCCGACGAGGTCGCCCTGCAGACCGCCTTCAGCGCCATCGCCGCCGGCGGGGACGCCACGGCGGCCCTGACCACCGCTCAGACCACCATCACCGGTGACCTGAACGGCGGCTGA
- a CDS encoding sugar ABC transporter permease, whose product MSVIDSDRPTASAGRQDASPKSGWLRRRGAADSYMPYVLIVPATVVMLGVIGYPIFKLIQLSFQNVNAYLYLAAPALVRYIGFDGFTKVLSDQAFWQSVERSVLLTVEVVVLSIVLGLAFAVLLNRVSNWAKVTVVTVLMFVWAIPALVSGTVFSWLFNNTGGVIDYICYELGGKGMLDHNWFANPTQGLYVVVAACIVWGALPFLVIGLNAAMTQVPKELVEASKIDGASPWQSFRYVVVPVIRPFLLLSTALSFIWDFQVFAQIWALRQNSPEPGYQTIGVYLYAQGVASSHYSRSAVVSIAMIVLMLGVLVFYIRQVIKIGEQD is encoded by the coding sequence ATGAGTGTGATCGATTCCGACCGTCCAACGGCGAGCGCCGGTCGGCAGGACGCGTCCCCGAAGTCCGGCTGGCTCCGCAGACGAGGCGCCGCCGACAGCTACATGCCGTATGTGCTGATCGTCCCGGCCACCGTGGTGATGCTGGGAGTCATCGGCTACCCGATCTTCAAGCTGATCCAGCTGTCGTTCCAGAACGTCAACGCCTACCTCTACCTGGCCGCGCCGGCCCTGGTCCGGTACATCGGCTTCGATGGCTTCACCAAGGTCCTCAGCGACCAGGCGTTCTGGCAGTCGGTCGAGCGCAGCGTGCTGCTGACGGTCGAGGTGGTGGTCCTCTCCATCGTTCTCGGCCTGGCCTTCGCCGTGCTGCTGAACCGGGTGTCCAACTGGGCCAAGGTCACCGTGGTCACGGTGCTGATGTTCGTCTGGGCCATCCCCGCCCTGGTCTCCGGAACGGTCTTCTCCTGGCTGTTCAACAACACCGGCGGCGTCATCGACTACATCTGCTACGAGCTCGGCGGCAAGGGGATGCTGGACCACAACTGGTTCGCCAACCCCACCCAGGGCCTCTACGTGGTGGTCGCCGCCTGCATCGTCTGGGGCGCGCTGCCCTTCCTGGTGATCGGCCTGAACGCGGCGATGACCCAGGTGCCCAAGGAGCTGGTCGAGGCGTCCAAGATCGACGGCGCCTCCCCCTGGCAGAGCTTCCGGTACGTGGTCGTCCCGGTGATCCGGCCCTTCCTGCTGCTCTCCACCGCACTCAGCTTCATCTGGGACTTCCAGGTGTTCGCCCAGATCTGGGCGCTCCGCCAGAACTCGCCGGAGCCCGGCTACCAGACCATCGGCGTCTACCTCTACGCGCAGGGCGTGGCCAGCAGCCACTACAGCCGGAGCGCGGTGGTCTCCATCGCGATGATCGTGCTGATGCTCGGCGTCCTGGTGTTCTACATCCGCCAGGTCATCAAGATCGGAGAGCAGGACTGA
- a CDS encoding carbohydrate ABC transporter permease, whose amino-acid sequence MAFISSQKTAPAGLSKPLKASKASRSDRPAHQNRWATGVWNTVAIGFAVVMGFPIYWAALTTVKSNRDLLSRNPTFWPTHFDLGSYTTIFHDHDLPIALENTALITVGAVLAGLVVGLLAAIAVARFRFRGRNFFIVTMLVVQMVPLLSLIIPLFLILKNIGLYNTLFGVIIAYLVFTIPYVVWTLRSFIVNIPKELDEAAMVDGCTRWGAFFRVVLPLTVPGLVTTGVYCWIQAWNEFIIANTMLSDNSTHTGMVWLTSYSAGPTYAADYGAQMAGSLLISLPVIILFVIFQKRVASGLTAGAVKG is encoded by the coding sequence ATGGCTTTCATCTCATCCCAGAAGACAGCGCCCGCCGGGCTCTCCAAGCCGCTCAAGGCATCGAAGGCGAGCCGCTCCGACCGGCCCGCCCACCAGAACCGCTGGGCGACCGGCGTCTGGAACACCGTGGCCATCGGCTTCGCCGTGGTGATGGGCTTCCCGATCTACTGGGCGGCGCTGACCACGGTCAAGTCCAACCGGGACCTGCTCTCGCGGAACCCGACCTTCTGGCCCACCCACTTCGACCTCGGCAGCTACACCACCATCTTCCACGACCACGATCTGCCGATCGCCCTGGAGAACACCGCGCTCATCACCGTCGGCGCGGTGCTGGCCGGCCTGGTGGTGGGTCTGCTGGCCGCCATCGCGGTGGCCCGGTTCCGGTTCCGCGGCCGCAACTTCTTCATCGTCACCATGCTGGTGGTGCAGATGGTGCCGCTGCTGTCGCTGATCATCCCGCTGTTCCTGATCCTCAAGAACATCGGCCTCTACAACACCCTGTTCGGCGTGATCATCGCCTACCTGGTGTTCACCATCCCCTATGTGGTGTGGACGCTGCGCTCCTTCATCGTCAACATCCCCAAGGAGCTGGACGAGGCCGCCATGGTGGACGGCTGCACCCGCTGGGGCGCCTTCTTCCGGGTGGTGCTGCCGCTGACCGTCCCCGGCCTGGTCACCACCGGCGTCTACTGCTGGATCCAGGCGTGGAACGAGTTCATCATCGCCAACACCATGCTGTCGGACAACAGCACCCACACCGGCATGGTCTGGCTGACCAGCTACTCCGCGGGGCCCACCTACGCCGCCGACTACGGGGCGCAGATGGCGGGCTCGCTGCTGATCTCGCTGCCCGTGATCATCCTCTTCGTCATCTTCCAGAAGCGCGTGGCCTCCGGGCTCACCGCCGGCGCGGTCAAGGGCTGA
- a CDS encoding glycoside hydrolase family 3 protein has protein sequence MTNPGPDTVQLLADAGAVLQPGFTGLTAPDWVRHRLETGELGGVALFGRNIADHAQVAALTSSLYALNPDLLIATDEEGGDVTRLEVMTGSSYPGNLALGAIDDIALTEDVARSIGIDLAAAGINLNYAPDADVNSNPDNPVIGVRSFGGDGELAARHTAAYIRGLQSAGVAACAKHFPGHGDTAADTHLGLPRIDLPLDVFGAHLAPFRAAVAAGVKSIMTAHILFPAYDTDLPATMSRAILTDLLRKDLGYDGLIVTDGIEMGAISGTHGIAEGTVKAIAGGADAICVGGGLQDEATFLYLRDALTWAVREGRIAEERLHEAAERNRAVARWSAGVRALHAATAVPDIGLTAARRALRVSGELRPVDGVPHVVEFSPAANFAVGDETAWGLAAPLGELIPGTTVTRVGAPASTLQSAGLLRATVDDSEGRVDTTPLLGAAVGRPLVIVVRDLHRYPWMKRAALELTAARPDAVVVEIGTAYGLEETFSGRGVTVLTTYGGARVCGLAAAEALAGPGTGAVRVA, from the coding sequence ATGACGAATCCCGGCCCGGACACCGTCCAACTCCTCGCGGACGCCGGAGCGGTGCTGCAGCCGGGGTTCACCGGCCTCACCGCTCCCGACTGGGTGCGGCACCGCCTGGAGACCGGTGAGCTCGGCGGTGTCGCCCTGTTCGGGCGCAACATCGCCGACCACGCGCAGGTCGCCGCGCTCACCAGCTCGCTGTACGCGCTCAACCCGGATCTGCTCATCGCCACCGACGAGGAGGGCGGCGACGTCACCCGTCTGGAAGTGATGACCGGCTCCTCCTACCCCGGCAACCTCGCCCTGGGCGCGATCGACGACATCGCGCTCACCGAGGACGTCGCCCGCTCCATCGGCATCGACCTGGCCGCGGCCGGGATCAACCTCAACTACGCGCCGGACGCCGACGTCAACTCCAACCCGGACAACCCGGTCATCGGGGTGCGCTCGTTCGGCGGGGACGGCGAACTGGCGGCCCGTCACACCGCCGCCTACATCCGGGGCCTGCAGTCGGCCGGCGTGGCCGCCTGCGCCAAGCACTTCCCCGGCCACGGCGACACCGCCGCCGACACCCACCTCGGGCTGCCCAGGATCGACCTGCCGCTGGACGTCTTCGGCGCCCATCTGGCGCCGTTCCGCGCCGCGGTCGCCGCCGGGGTGAAGTCGATCATGACGGCGCACATCCTGTTCCCGGCCTACGACACCGACCTCCCGGCCACCATGTCCCGGGCGATCCTCACCGACCTGCTGCGCAAGGACCTCGGCTACGACGGGCTGATCGTCACCGACGGCATCGAGATGGGCGCCATCTCCGGCACCCACGGGATAGCCGAGGGCACCGTCAAGGCCATCGCCGGCGGCGCCGACGCCATCTGCGTCGGCGGCGGGCTCCAGGACGAGGCCACCTTCCTCTATCTGCGCGACGCCCTGACCTGGGCGGTCCGCGAGGGCCGGATCGCCGAGGAGCGGCTGCACGAGGCCGCCGAGCGCAACCGCGCGGTGGCCCGCTGGTCCGCCGGGGTGCGCGCCCTGCACGCGGCGACCGCGGTGCCCGACATCGGCCTGACCGCCGCCCGCCGCGCCCTGCGGGTCAGCGGCGAGCTGCGCCCGGTCGACGGCGTCCCCCATGTGGTCGAGTTCTCCCCGGCCGCCAACTTCGCGGTGGGCGACGAGACCGCTTGGGGCCTGGCCGCGCCGCTCGGCGAGCTGATCCCCGGCACCACCGTCACCCGGGTCGGCGCACCGGCCTCGACCCTGCAGAGCGCCGGCCTGCTGCGCGCCACCGTGGACGACTCCGAGGGCCGGGTGGACACCACCCCGCTGCTCGGCGCGGCCGTCGGCCGCCCGCTCGTCATCGTGGTGCGCGATCTGCACCGCTACCCGTGGATGAAGCGTGCGGCACTGGAGTTGACGGCGGCCAGGCCGGACGCGGTGGTCGTGGAGATCGGCACCGCCTACGGGCTGGAGGAGACCTTCTCGGGACGCGGAGTGACCGTGCTCACCACCTACGGCGGCGCCAGGGTGTGCGGCCTCGCCGCCGCCGAGGCCCTCGCCGGGCCGGGCACCGGCGCGGTCCGGGTCGCCTGA
- a CDS encoding GntR family transcriptional regulator, which produces MTTEGGPDVETSGEGAVTARVPKYYRLKRHLLQITQTQAPGTPVPPERTLALEFETSRTTVRQALQELVVEGRLERIQGKGTFVAKPKVSQALQLTSYTEDMRAQGLEPTSRLLEVGYVTADDRLAALLDIRPGGRVLRVERLRLANGDPMAIEAAHLSAKRFPALRRNLVKYNSLYSALNEVYGVHVAEAEETIETSLATPAEAGQLGTDVGLPMLLLSRHSFDADGEPVEWVRSVYRGDRYKFTARLRRPEQ; this is translated from the coding sequence ATGACGACCGAAGGGGGTCCGGACGTGGAGACGTCTGGGGAGGGCGCCGTCACCGCACGCGTCCCCAAGTACTACCGGCTGAAGCGGCACCTGCTGCAGATCACCCAGACCCAGGCGCCGGGCACCCCGGTGCCGCCGGAGCGCACCCTCGCGCTGGAGTTCGAGACCTCGCGCACCACGGTGCGGCAGGCGCTCCAGGAGCTGGTGGTCGAGGGGCGGCTGGAGCGGATCCAGGGGAAGGGCACCTTCGTCGCCAAGCCCAAGGTCTCCCAGGCACTGCAGCTCACCTCCTACACCGAGGACATGCGGGCCCAGGGTCTGGAGCCGACCTCCCGGCTGCTGGAGGTCGGCTATGTGACCGCCGACGACCGCCTGGCCGCGCTGCTGGACATCCGCCCCGGCGGCAGGGTGCTCCGGGTCGAGCGGCTCCGGCTGGCCAACGGCGACCCGATGGCCATCGAGGCGGCGCACCTCTCCGCCAAGCGCTTCCCGGCGCTGCGCCGCAACCTGGTGAAGTACAACTCGCTCTACTCCGCGCTCAACGAGGTGTACGGGGTGCATGTGGCCGAGGCCGAGGAGACCATCGAGACCTCGCTGGCCACCCCCGCCGAGGCCGGCCAGCTGGGCACCGACGTGGGCCTGCCGATGCTGCTGCTGTCCCGGCACTCCTTCGACGCCGACGGCGAGCCGGTGGAGTGGGTGCGCTCGGTCTACCGCGGCGACCGGTACAAGTTCACCGCCAGGCTGCGCCGCCCGGAACAGTGA
- a CDS encoding DUF3311 domain-containing protein, with amino-acid sequence MAEPETPPPTSLPRPPRPPLVTPTRVVCAFLLGAPFVALLWVSSYSRLTPAFIGIPFFYWYQLAWVIVSALSTAVVFVLIRREEAARRALLTEREPS; translated from the coding sequence ATGGCCGAGCCCGAGACACCGCCCCCAACCTCGCTGCCCCGCCCACCCCGTCCACCGCTGGTCACTCCGACCCGGGTGGTCTGCGCCTTCCTACTGGGCGCGCCCTTCGTGGCGCTGCTCTGGGTCAGCTCCTACTCCCGGCTGACCCCGGCCTTCATCGGCATCCCCTTCTTCTACTGGTACCAGCTGGCCTGGGTGATCGTCTCCGCGCTGTCCACCGCCGTGGTCTTCGTCCTGATCCGCCGTGAAGAGGCGGCCCGCAGGGCGCTGCTGACGGAGCGTGAGCCGTCATGA
- a CDS encoding sodium:solute symporter, giving the protein MNELAAGGTNAVSLTVFLILFVAVTGVGFVASRWRRAEDSLHLDEWGLGGRGFGTVVSWFLLGGDLYTAYTFIAVPALVYGVGAAGFYAVPYTILVWPLVFLFLPRLWSVARSKGYVTLADFARGRYGSRSLALAVALTGILATMPYIALQLVGIQAVLDTMGIGGSSGFGKDLPLLIAFAVLAAYTYSSGLRAPALIAFVKDTLVYIVVIVAVIYIPIRLGGYGHIFHDAATSLAKTNPATGKAKGSLITGPKAQWSYATLALGSAMALFMYPHSATGVLAAKSRTTVRRNLAVLPAYSLMLGLLSLLGFMAISAGVGKGVKGYNAQLAVPQLFQQMFPSWFAGVAFAAVGIGALVPAAIMSIAAANLFTRNIYREFFKPDATPAQETAVAKIVSLVVKLGALGFVLGIDKQFSINLQLLGGIWILQTFPAIVAGLFSRWFHHWALLAGWAAGMAYGTYQAYNVAAAGKPHSHFGGSAANIPVIGQIGYIGITAFVLNLAVAVVLTLAIRAAKPRELPDETTPGDYLVESAPLVPFTPEITPSAP; this is encoded by the coding sequence ATGAACGAACTGGCCGCCGGCGGCACCAACGCCGTCTCGCTGACCGTCTTCCTGATCCTGTTCGTGGCCGTCACCGGGGTCGGCTTCGTCGCCTCGCGCTGGCGCCGCGCCGAGGACTCGCTGCACCTGGACGAGTGGGGGCTGGGCGGCCGCGGCTTCGGCACGGTCGTCAGCTGGTTCCTGCTCGGCGGGGACCTCTACACGGCGTACACCTTCATCGCCGTGCCCGCCCTGGTCTACGGCGTGGGCGCGGCCGGCTTCTACGCGGTCCCGTACACCATCCTGGTCTGGCCGCTGGTGTTCCTGTTCCTGCCCCGGCTGTGGTCGGTGGCGCGCAGCAAGGGCTATGTCACCCTGGCCGACTTCGCCCGGGGCCGCTACGGCTCCCGCAGCCTCGCGCTGGCCGTGGCGCTCACCGGCATCCTGGCCACCATGCCGTACATCGCCCTGCAGCTGGTCGGCATCCAGGCGGTGCTGGACACCATGGGCATCGGCGGCTCCAGCGGCTTCGGCAAGGACCTGCCGCTGCTGATCGCCTTCGCAGTGCTGGCCGCCTACACCTACTCGTCCGGGCTGCGCGCCCCGGCGCTGATCGCCTTCGTCAAGGACACCCTGGTCTACATCGTGGTGATCGTGGCGGTGATCTACATCCCGATCCGCCTCGGCGGCTACGGCCACATCTTCCACGACGCCGCGACCTCGCTGGCGAAGACCAACCCGGCCACCGGCAAGGCCAAGGGCTCGCTGATCACCGGGCCCAAGGCGCAGTGGTCGTACGCGACGCTGGCGCTGGGCTCGGCGATGGCCCTGTTCATGTACCCGCACTCGGCGACCGGCGTGCTGGCCGCCAAGAGCCGTACCACGGTGCGCCGGAACCTGGCCGTGCTGCCGGCCTACTCGCTGATGCTGGGCCTGCTGTCGCTGCTGGGCTTCATGGCGATCTCGGCCGGCGTGGGCAAGGGCGTGAAGGGCTACAACGCCCAGCTGGCCGTCCCACAGCTGTTCCAGCAGATGTTCCCGTCCTGGTTCGCGGGGGTGGCCTTCGCCGCCGTCGGGATCGGCGCGCTGGTCCCGGCCGCGATCATGTCGATCGCCGCGGCCAACCTGTTCACCCGCAACATCTACCGCGAGTTCTTCAAGCCGGACGCCACCCCGGCGCAGGAGACCGCGGTCGCCAAGATCGTCTCGCTGGTGGTCAAGCTGGGCGCGCTGGGCTTTGTCCTCGGCATCGACAAGCAGTTCTCCATCAACCTGCAGCTGCTGGGCGGCATCTGGATCCTGCAGACCTTCCCGGCGATCGTGGCGGGGCTGTTCTCGCGCTGGTTCCACCACTGGGCGCTGCTGGCCGGCTGGGCCGCCGGGATGGCCTACGGGACCTACCAGGCCTACAACGTCGCCGCGGCCGGCAAGCCGCACTCGCACTTCGGCGGCAGCGCGGCGAACATCCCGGTGATCGGCCAGATCGGCTACATCGGTATCACCGCCTTCGTGCTGAACCTCGCCGTCGCGGTGGTGCTCACCCTCGCGATACGGGCTGCAAAACCGCGGGAGCTGCCGGACGAGACCACCCCCGGCGATTACCTGGTCGAGAGCGCGCCGCTGGTCCCGTTCACGCCGGAGATCACTCCTTCCGCGCCCTGA
- a CDS encoding histidine phosphatase family protein codes for MELTDHHLSPSEPASDRPAFSAPPRPLSLTVTRHGQSTANAAFAAAEAAGALDTGITCRDADLSLTTLGRAQATALGRWLASRADGPLPHSVWVSPYLRAQETAELVLTELDRAGLPLPDVRTDERLRDRELGILEMVTKAAIELHHPAEAARRRRLGELRWRPPGGESLADVALRLRSLLRDLYETEASRRVLLVAHDAVVVMLRHILDDLDEEGYLALEREGAVGNASITRWSRTSSGQLKLDCYNSMSHLDPG; via the coding sequence GTGGAGCTCACCGACCACCACCTCAGCCCGTCCGAACCCGCGTCCGACAGACCCGCCTTCTCCGCCCCGCCCCGCCCGCTCTCGCTGACCGTCACCCGGCACGGCCAGTCCACCGCGAACGCCGCGTTCGCCGCCGCGGAGGCGGCCGGCGCCCTGGACACCGGCATCACCTGCCGCGACGCCGACCTCTCGCTCACCACGCTGGGCCGGGCCCAGGCGACCGCCCTGGGTCGCTGGCTGGCCTCGCGCGCCGACGGCCCGCTGCCGCACAGCGTGTGGGTCTCCCCGTACCTCCGGGCCCAGGAGACGGCGGAGCTGGTCCTCACCGAGCTGGACCGGGCCGGGCTGCCGCTCCCCGACGTGCGCACCGACGAGCGGCTGCGCGACCGCGAGCTGGGCATCCTGGAGATGGTCACCAAGGCGGCCATCGAACTGCACCACCCCGCCGAGGCGGCCCGGCGCCGCCGGCTCGGCGAGCTGCGCTGGCGGCCGCCCGGCGGCGAGTCCCTCGCCGACGTCGCCCTGCGGCTGCGCAGCCTGCTGCGCGACCTGTACGAGACCGAGGCCTCCCGCCGGGTGCTGCTGGTGGCCCACGACGCGGTGGTGGTGATGCTCCGTCACATCCTGGACGACCTGGACGAGGAGGGCTACCTCGCCCTGGAGCGCGAGGGCGCGGTCGGCAACGCCTCGATCACCCGCTGGTCCCGGACCTCCTCCGGCCAGCTCAAACTGGACTGCTACAACAGCATGTCGCATCTGGACCCGGGCTGA
- a CDS encoding GNAT family N-acetyltransferase has protein sequence MTVIVRPALDSEVDAAGHLTAESFIADGHTTRGGHYEPRLRDSRDRAANAELLVAVDPVSGALLGSVTFAPPGSPYADLAAGDKQEGEFRMLAVSPEARGRGAGEALVRACLDRARELGLSRLVMSTQPGMVHAHRIYERLGFVRTPERDWSPVPGIDLMTYAVELTTESDPARHNM, from the coding sequence ATGACCGTCATCGTGCGCCCCGCCCTCGACTCCGAGGTGGACGCGGCAGGCCACCTCACCGCCGAGTCCTTCATCGCCGACGGCCACACCACCCGTGGCGGCCACTACGAGCCGCGGCTGCGCGACAGCCGCGACCGCGCCGCCAACGCCGAGCTGCTGGTCGCGGTGGACCCGGTCAGCGGCGCGCTGCTGGGCTCGGTGACCTTCGCACCGCCCGGTTCGCCCTACGCGGACCTGGCCGCGGGCGACAAGCAGGAGGGGGAGTTCCGGATGCTCGCGGTCTCCCCCGAGGCCCGCGGCCGGGGCGCCGGCGAGGCGCTGGTGCGGGCCTGCCTGGACCGGGCCAGGGAACTGGGTCTGTCCCGGCTGGTGATGTCCACCCAGCCGGGCATGGTGCACGCCCACCGGATCTACGAACGGCTGGGCTTCGTGCGCACCCCGGAGCGCGACTGGTCGCCGGTTCCCGGCATCGACCTGATGACCTACGCGGTCGAGCTCACTACCGAGAGCGACCCTGCGCGACACAACATGTAG